One Pseudomonas brassicacearum genomic region harbors:
- the galU gene encoding UTP--glucose-1-phosphate uridylyltransferase GalU, with product MIKKCLFPAAGYGTRFLPATKAMPKEMLPVVNKPLIQYGVEEALDAGLTEISIVTGRGKRALEDHFDISYELENQIKGTDKEKYLVGIRKLLDECSFSYTRQTEMKGLGHAILTGRPLIGDEPFAVVLADDLCVNLEGDGVLTQMVKLYKQFRCSIVAIQEVDPQETNKYGVIAGEMIRDDIYRVHSMVEKPKPEDAPSNLAIIGRYILTPDIFDLIEQTEPGKGGEIQITDALMKQAQNGCVMAYKFKGKRFDCGGAEGYIDATNFCFENFYKTGKAY from the coding sequence ATGATCAAGAAATGCTTGTTCCCAGCAGCCGGTTACGGTACTCGCTTCCTGCCAGCGACTAAAGCCATGCCCAAAGAAATGCTGCCGGTGGTGAACAAGCCACTGATCCAGTACGGCGTCGAAGAAGCCCTCGATGCGGGCTTGACGGAAATCTCCATCGTCACTGGTCGCGGCAAACGCGCCCTGGAAGACCATTTCGACATCAGCTACGAGCTGGAAAACCAGATCAAGGGCACCGACAAGGAAAAATACCTGGTCGGCATCCGCAAACTGTTGGATGAATGCTCGTTCTCCTACACCCGCCAGACCGAAATGAAAGGCCTGGGCCACGCGATCCTGACCGGTCGCCCGCTGATCGGTGACGAACCGTTCGCCGTGGTCCTGGCGGACGACTTGTGCGTCAACCTCGAAGGCGACGGCGTGCTGACCCAGATGGTCAAGCTGTACAAGCAGTTCCGCTGCTCCATCGTGGCGATCCAGGAAGTCGATCCGCAGGAAACCAACAAGTACGGCGTCATTGCCGGCGAAATGATCCGCGACGACATCTACCGCGTCCACAGCATGGTTGAAAAACCAAAACCTGAAGACGCACCATCGAACCTCGCCATCATCGGTCGCTACATCCTCACCCCGGACATCTTCGACCTGATCGAACAGACCGAGCCAGGCAAGGGCGGCGAAATCCAGATCACCGACGCCCTGATGAAGCAGGCCCAGAACGGCTGCGTCATGGCCTACAAGTTCAAGGGCAAGCGTTTCGACTGCGGTGGCGCCGAAGGCTACATCGACGCGACCAACTTCTGCTTCGAGAACTTCTACAAGACCGGCAAGGCTTACTGA
- the gorA gene encoding glutathione-disulfide reductase — protein sequence MAYDFDLYVIGAGSGGVRAARFAAGFGAKVAVAESRYLGGTCVNVGCVPKKLLVYGAHYAEDFEQASAYGWTAGEASFDWATLIANKDREINRLNGIYRNLLVNSGVVLHEGHARITGPHEVEINGQRYTAKHILIATGGWPVIPDIPGREHAISSNEAFFLKELPKRVIVVGGGYIAVEFAGIFHGMGAQTSLLYRGELFLRGFDGAVRKHLAEELTRRGLVLQFNADIKCIEKLDDGSLRVQLKDGQTLLTDCVFYATGRRPMLDNLGLENTAVTVDEKGFVQVNEQYETTEPSILAIGDVIGRVQLTPVALAEGMAVARRLFKPEQYRLVDYRMIPTAVFSLPNIGTVGLTQEQAVEEGHEVQVFESRFRPMKLSLTECQERTLMKLVVDARTDKVLGCHMVGPDAGEIVQGLAIALKAGATKRDFDETIGVHPTAAEEFVTMRTPVGS from the coding sequence ATGGCCTACGATTTTGACTTGTATGTGATTGGCGCCGGTTCCGGCGGTGTGCGGGCTGCGCGGTTTGCCGCCGGTTTTGGGGCGAAAGTGGCCGTGGCGGAGAGTCGCTATTTGGGCGGTACCTGCGTGAACGTGGGCTGTGTGCCGAAAAAACTGCTGGTCTACGGCGCGCATTACGCCGAGGATTTCGAGCAGGCGTCGGCCTATGGCTGGACGGCGGGCGAGGCGAGTTTCGACTGGGCCACGTTGATCGCCAACAAGGACCGGGAAATCAATCGCCTCAACGGAATTTATCGCAACCTGCTGGTCAACAGCGGCGTCGTGCTGCACGAGGGTCACGCCAGGATCACCGGGCCCCATGAGGTCGAGATCAACGGCCAGCGCTACACCGCCAAGCACATCCTGATCGCCACGGGCGGGTGGCCGGTGATCCCGGACATTCCGGGGCGCGAGCATGCCATCAGTTCCAACGAGGCGTTCTTTCTCAAGGAATTGCCCAAGCGCGTTATCGTCGTGGGTGGTGGCTACATTGCGGTGGAGTTCGCGGGGATTTTCCACGGCATGGGCGCGCAGACGTCGTTGCTGTATCGCGGCGAGTTGTTCCTGCGCGGATTTGACGGCGCGGTGCGCAAGCATCTGGCCGAAGAGTTGACCCGTCGTGGCTTGGTTCTGCAATTCAACGCTGATATCAAATGCATCGAAAAGCTGGACGATGGCAGCCTGAGGGTACAGCTCAAGGATGGTCAAACGTTGCTCACCGATTGTGTGTTCTACGCCACCGGCCGACGGCCGATGCTGGACAATCTTGGCTTGGAGAACACCGCTGTCACGGTGGACGAGAAGGGGTTTGTCCAGGTCAACGAACAGTACGAAACCACCGAGCCGTCGATCCTGGCCATTGGCGATGTGATCGGTCGTGTCCAGCTCACACCTGTTGCCCTGGCCGAGGGCATGGCGGTTGCGCGGCGTCTGTTCAAGCCCGAGCAGTATCGCCTGGTGGATTACCGGATGATTCCTACCGCCGTGTTCAGTCTGCCGAACATCGGCACGGTTGGCTTGACGCAAGAGCAGGCCGTGGAAGAGGGCCATGAGGTGCAGGTTTTCGAAAGCCGCTTCCGGCCGATGAAACTGAGCTTGACCGAATGCCAGGAGCGCACGCTGATGAAACTGGTGGTGGATGCCCGGACTGACAAGGTGCTGGGATGCCACATGGTCGGGCCGGATGCCGGGGAAATCGTCCAAGGCCTGGCCATCGCCCTCAAGGCCGGCGCCACCAAGCGCGATTTCGACGAAACCATCGGCGTGCATCCGACCGCTGCCGAGGAATTCGTGACGATGCGTACGCCCGTAGGCTCCTGA
- the ahpC gene encoding alkyl hydroperoxide reductase subunit C, translating into MPIINSQVKPFNATAFKNGEFVPVSDADLKGKWSVVFFYPADFTFVCPTELEDLADNYAEFKKLGVEIYSVSTDTHFAHAAWHNTSPAIGKIQYTMIGDPTHVISRNFDVLIEEVGLADRGTFVINPEGQIKIVELNDGGVGRDASELLRKIKAAQYVAAHPGEVCPAKWKEGEATLAPSLDLVGKI; encoded by the coding sequence ATGCCTATCATCAACAGCCAAGTTAAACCGTTCAACGCTACCGCTTTCAAAAACGGCGAATTCGTTCCGGTATCGGATGCCGACCTGAAAGGCAAGTGGTCTGTCGTGTTCTTCTACCCAGCCGACTTCACCTTCGTTTGCCCAACCGAGCTGGAAGACCTGGCTGACAACTACGCCGAATTCAAGAAACTGGGCGTCGAGATCTACAGCGTGTCGACCGACACCCACTTTGCCCATGCGGCCTGGCACAACACTTCGCCAGCCATCGGCAAGATCCAGTACACCATGATCGGCGACCCAACCCACGTTATCTCCCGCAACTTCGACGTGCTGATCGAAGAAGTTGGCCTGGCTGACCGCGGCACTTTCGTGATCAACCCAGAAGGCCAGATCAAGATCGTTGAACTCAACGACGGCGGTGTAGGCCGTGACGCTTCCGAGCTGCTGCGCAAGATCAAAGCCGCTCAATACGTTGCCGCTCACCCTGGCGAAGTCTGCCCAGCCAAGTGGAAAGAAGGCGAGGCCACCCTGGCTCCGTCCCTGGACCTGGTCGGCAAGATCTAA
- the ahpF gene encoding alkyl hydroperoxide reductase subunit F produces MLDANLKAQLKSYLERVTQPIEIVASLDDGAKSQEMLALLKDVASLCDQITLLDNGTDARKPSFSLNRPGADISLRFAGIPMGHEFTSLVLALLQVGGHPSKASVEVIEQIRSLKGEFNFETYFSLSCQNCPDVVQALNLMAVLNPNIRHVAIDGALFQAEVDERQIMAVPSIYLNGVNFGQGRMGLEEILAKIDTSGIERQAEKISAKDAFDVLVVGGGPAGASAAIYAARKGIRTGVAAERFGGQVLDTMAIENFISVQETEGPKLAVALEEHVKQYDVDIMNLQRADALVAGKDGELHEVKFASGASLKAKTVILATGARWREMNVPGEQQYRNKGVAYCPHCDGPLFKGKRVAVIGGGNSGVEAAIDLAGIVAHVTLLEFDVQLRADAVLQRKLHSLPNVTVITNAQTTEVTGDGQKVNGLRYKDRPSAEVRDVELEGIFVQIGLLPNTDWLKGTVELSPRGEIIVDARGETSIPGVFAAGDVTTVPYKQIVIAVGEGAKASLSAFDHLIRTSAPA; encoded by the coding sequence ATGTTGGACGCCAATCTTAAAGCTCAGTTGAAGTCATACCTGGAACGGGTCACCCAGCCGATCGAGATCGTCGCTTCCCTCGACGACGGTGCGAAATCCCAGGAAATGCTCGCACTACTCAAAGACGTTGCCAGTCTTTGCGACCAGATTACTTTGCTCGACAACGGCACCGATGCGCGCAAGCCTTCGTTTTCGTTGAATCGCCCGGGTGCCGATATCAGCCTGCGCTTTGCCGGCATCCCCATGGGCCACGAATTCACTTCGCTGGTGCTGGCCTTGCTGCAAGTCGGTGGCCACCCTTCGAAGGCCAGTGTCGAGGTTATCGAACAGATCCGCTCCCTTAAGGGCGAGTTCAACTTCGAGACGTACTTCTCGCTGTCATGCCAGAACTGCCCGGACGTGGTCCAGGCACTGAACTTGATGGCGGTGCTGAACCCGAACATTCGCCACGTGGCGATCGACGGTGCGCTGTTCCAGGCCGAGGTCGATGAACGCCAGATCATGGCCGTGCCGAGCATCTACTTGAACGGCGTGAACTTCGGCCAGGGCCGCATGGGCCTGGAAGAGATTCTGGCCAAGATCGACACCAGCGGTATCGAGCGCCAGGCTGAAAAGATCAGCGCCAAGGACGCGTTCGATGTGCTGGTGGTGGGCGGTGGCCCGGCTGGCGCTTCAGCGGCGATCTATGCGGCCCGTAAAGGCATCCGTACCGGCGTGGCGGCGGAGCGTTTCGGCGGCCAGGTGCTCGACACCATGGCCATCGAGAACTTCATCTCGGTCCAGGAAACCGAAGGCCCGAAACTGGCCGTTGCCCTGGAAGAACACGTCAAGCAGTACGACGTGGACATCATGAACCTGCAACGCGCCGATGCACTGGTGGCAGGCAAGGATGGCGAGCTGCACGAAGTCAAGTTCGCCAGCGGTGCGAGCCTCAAGGCCAAGACCGTGATCCTGGCGACCGGTGCCCGCTGGCGCGAAATGAACGTGCCGGGCGAGCAGCAATATCGCAACAAGGGCGTGGCGTACTGCCCGCATTGTGACGGTCCGCTCTTCAAAGGCAAGCGCGTGGCGGTGATTGGCGGCGGTAACTCCGGCGTTGAGGCAGCCATCGACCTGGCCGGTATCGTGGCCCATGTGACCTTGCTGGAGTTCGATGTGCAATTGCGTGCCGACGCGGTGTTGCAGCGCAAGCTGCACAGCCTGCCGAACGTGACGGTGATCACCAACGCCCAGACCACCGAAGTGACGGGCGACGGGCAGAAGGTCAACGGCTTGCGTTACAAGGACCGTCCAAGCGCTGAAGTGCGCGACGTAGAACTGGAAGGGATCTTCGTGCAGATCGGCCTGTTGCCCAACACCGATTGGCTCAAAGGCACTGTCGAGTTGTCGCCGCGTGGCGAGATCATTGTCGATGCCCGAGGCGAAACCTCGATCCCTGGCGTATTCGCCGCCGGTGACGTGACCACCGTGCCGTACAAGCAGATCGTGATCGCCGTGGGCGAGGGGGCCAAGGCTTCGCTGAGCGCCTTCGACCATCTGATCCGCACCTCTGCGCCGGCCTAA
- the gloA gene encoding lactoylglutathione lyase, whose translation MSLHELNTFPGVTAQPDAATARFVFNHTMLRVKDITKSLDFYTRVLGFSLVEKRDFPEAEFSLYFLALVDKNQIPADAAARTEWMKSIPGILELTHNHGTESDPAFAYHNGNTDPRGFGHICISVPDVVAACERFEALGCDFQKRLNDGRMKSLAFIKDPDGYWVEIIQPAPL comes from the coding sequence ATGAGCCTGCACGAACTCAATACTTTCCCTGGCGTCACTGCCCAACCCGATGCGGCCACGGCCAGATTCGTCTTCAACCACACCATGCTACGGGTCAAGGACATTACCAAGTCCCTGGATTTCTACACCCGGGTGCTGGGTTTCTCCCTGGTGGAAAAACGCGACTTCCCGGAAGCCGAATTCAGCCTGTACTTCCTGGCCCTGGTGGACAAGAACCAGATTCCAGCGGATGCAGCGGCACGTACCGAGTGGATGAAATCGATTCCTGGCATCCTGGAACTGACCCACAACCATGGCACCGAAAGCGATCCGGCGTTCGCCTACCACAACGGCAACACCGACCCGCGTGGGTTTGGCCACATCTGCATCTCGGTCCCGGACGTCGTTGCCGCCTGCGAGCGCTTCGAAGCACTGGGCTGCGACTTCCAGAAGCGCCTGAACGACGGCCGCATGAAAAGCCTGGCGTTCATCAAGGACCCCGATGGCTACTGGGTTGAGATCATCCAACCTGCACCGCTGTAA
- a CDS encoding DUF4946 domain-containing protein: MIRPFLSLFVLLFATLASGAAQAVEPQVAWPPGWVIEPLPADAPAPTTAPGTTRQRATKSDSAGNAVMVMELTATPVEPDHQVNLQGVLLEMRKSIQKDFFQGGYQSVCNKIHSSMLGEVTALETTCTITQNGRHVLSQTLVAALNEGKAYVLSYAGQAQVFVESQDEIQSVRNSLKL; the protein is encoded by the coding sequence ATGATTCGACCGTTTCTTTCGCTGTTTGTCCTGCTGTTTGCCACTCTTGCGAGTGGCGCTGCCCAGGCGGTTGAGCCGCAGGTCGCATGGCCACCGGGTTGGGTCATCGAGCCGCTGCCCGCCGATGCGCCTGCGCCGACGACGGCACCGGGAACGACCCGACAACGGGCGACCAAGAGCGATTCGGCGGGCAATGCGGTGATGGTCATGGAGCTGACCGCGACGCCTGTCGAGCCCGATCATCAAGTCAACTTGCAAGGCGTATTACTGGAAATGCGTAAGTCAATCCAAAAGGATTTTTTCCAGGGTGGTTATCAAAGTGTGTGTAATAAGATCCATTCTTCCATGTTGGGCGAAGTCACGGCCTTGGAGACCACTTGCACGATCACGCAGAACGGCCGGCATGTGTTGTCTCAGACACTCGTCGCGGCACTAAATGAGGGCAAAGCTTATGTGCTGTCCTATGCGGGACAGGCGCAGGTGTTTGTTGAAAGCCAGGATGAAATACAGTCGGTACGAAATAGCCTGAAACTATAA
- a CDS encoding histone-like nucleoid-structuring protein, MvaT/MvaU family, with product MSRLAEFRAAERALQEQLKQLESLKNDAGLKKEIEFEEKLQGLMKTYGKSLRDIIAILDPKPSKTGSPAAKPVKTRRARVVKVYQNPHTGELIETKGGNHRGLKAWKEQYGAGTVDSWLRG from the coding sequence TTGTCCAGACTCGCTGAATTTCGTGCAGCTGAAAGGGCCCTTCAAGAACAGCTCAAGCAGCTGGAATCGCTGAAGAACGATGCCGGGCTCAAGAAAGAAATCGAATTCGAAGAAAAGCTCCAGGGACTGATGAAAACCTACGGCAAGAGCCTGCGCGACATCATCGCGATCCTTGACCCGAAGCCGTCCAAGACTGGCTCGCCAGCGGCCAAGCCCGTTAAAACCCGCCGTGCACGCGTGGTCAAGGTTTACCAGAACCCGCACACGGGTGAGTTGATCGAAACCAAGGGCGGCAACCATCGCGGCCTGAAGGCCTGGAAAGAACAATACGGTGCGGGCACCGTTGATTCCTGGTTGCGTGGTTAA
- a CDS encoding EAL domain-containing protein — protein MPLTATRSRTRPRRYLITLLCALLPMLPGVGILYLQAERTLEQQTRQTAEKLVRQVELMLDNTASSARELLPLAGQPCEAVKLALREQVTRRPFVRSTNLIQDNTLYCSSLFGAFEEKVNPGDYHQGTLWLMNGNPVTPDTALLIYRLNEGQQGALATLDGYHLANVLNLIGGQTRLLLQVGPNWLAADGKVRQAPLPVLAVAQSDLASSRYPFNVEAGFDEGEVWRYMAREYPPLFSLLIVFGVIAGTLGHWLQKRASSPSRELQRALEAGEFVPYLQPVVHGDSKRWAGVEVLMRWNHPTEGLVRPDLFIPFAEHSGLIVPMTRALMQQTMHLLVPLTPLLEAPFHVGINITARHCQDLALVNDCRAFLDAFPAGTIALVLELTERELIEPTPITHQLFEQLRELGVMIAIDDFGTGHSSLGYLRQFNVDFLKIDQSFVAMIGADALSRHILDSIIELSGKLDLGIVAEGVETLEQSDYLAAHGVNFLQGYLFGRPVSGQDFIETLTAINGNYPPPIY, from the coding sequence ATGCCATTGACCGCCACACGTTCGCGCACGCGGCCCCGTCGCTACCTGATCACCCTGCTCTGCGCCCTGCTACCGATGCTGCCAGGGGTGGGCATCCTCTACCTGCAAGCCGAACGGACGCTGGAGCAACAGACTCGGCAGACTGCCGAAAAGCTGGTCCGGCAGGTCGAGTTGATGCTCGACAACACCGCCTCGTCGGCCCGCGAATTGCTGCCCCTGGCCGGCCAACCCTGCGAAGCGGTGAAGCTGGCGTTGCGTGAACAAGTGACGCGCCGGCCCTTTGTCCGCTCGACCAACCTGATACAAGACAACACCCTGTATTGCAGTTCGTTGTTCGGCGCCTTCGAGGAAAAGGTCAATCCCGGCGATTACCACCAAGGCACGTTGTGGCTTATGAACGGCAACCCGGTCACACCCGATACTGCGCTGCTGATTTACCGACTCAACGAGGGCCAGCAAGGGGCATTGGCGACGCTCGATGGTTATCACCTGGCCAACGTCCTGAATCTGATTGGCGGGCAGACCCGACTGCTGTTGCAAGTCGGGCCGAACTGGCTGGCGGCCGACGGCAAGGTTCGACAAGCCCCACTGCCCGTGCTGGCAGTCGCTCAGAGCGACCTCGCCTCATCGCGCTACCCTTTCAATGTTGAAGCCGGTTTTGATGAGGGTGAAGTCTGGCGCTACATGGCCCGGGAGTATCCGCCGCTGTTCAGCCTACTGATCGTCTTCGGCGTTATTGCCGGGACACTCGGTCACTGGCTGCAAAAACGCGCCTCGTCTCCCAGCCGTGAGTTGCAACGAGCGCTGGAGGCGGGAGAGTTCGTGCCCTATCTGCAACCGGTCGTACACGGCGACAGCAAGCGTTGGGCCGGGGTCGAAGTGCTGATGCGCTGGAACCACCCCACGGAAGGCCTGGTACGCCCGGACCTGTTTATTCCATTCGCCGAACACAGCGGCTTGATCGTGCCGATGACCCGGGCGCTGATGCAGCAAACCATGCACCTGCTGGTGCCTCTTACCCCGCTGCTCGAAGCGCCGTTTCATGTCGGCATCAACATCACTGCGCGCCACTGCCAGGATCTGGCGCTGGTGAACGATTGCCGCGCGTTCCTGGATGCCTTCCCAGCAGGCACGATTGCGCTGGTGTTGGAGCTGACCGAACGCGAGCTGATCGAACCGACGCCCATTACTCACCAATTGTTCGAACAGTTGCGTGAGCTGGGGGTCATGATCGCCATCGACGATTTCGGCACCGGTCATTCCAGCTTGGGATACTTGCGTCAGTTCAACGTGGATTTCCTGAAGATCGACCAGAGTTTTGTCGCGATGATCGGTGCCGACGCCCTGTCGCGTCACATCCTTGACAGCATCATCGAACTGTCGGGCAAACTCGACTTGGGGATTGTTGCCGAGGGTGTCGAAACGCTCGAACAAAGCGATTACCTGGCCGCCCACGGGGTGAACTTTTTACAAGGTTATCTATTTGGCCGCCCGGTTAGCGGGCAGGACTTCATTGAGACCTTGACCGCCATTAATGGCAATTACCCGCCGCCGATCTATTGA
- a CDS encoding LysR family transcriptional regulator gives MTLTQLEIFSLVAELRGFTAAATRLGIGQSAVSHAIKSLEQELGVELLRRHQSQVELSDIGQQLLLRARAMLGLANTLRQEAADARGMRRGTLRIGSFGPTSSMKLLPAILQRYRALHPGIEVHIDEGPDRQVIQWLDERRIDVGFVVLPEDRFDTFALMEDQMVALLPTAHPLAAQASLSLKDLCNDPFVLTEAGSSELVSRLFNAARLTPNVRFRCSQLLSTLDVVRRGEAVSVVSEGSLPGGDNPGFVTRPLAPPVPRQIGLAVLDSRQASPATLAFIELARQ, from the coding sequence ATGACCCTCACCCAACTCGAAATCTTCTCCCTGGTCGCCGAGCTGCGGGGTTTCACCGCTGCGGCAACGCGATTGGGCATCGGCCAGTCAGCGGTGTCCCACGCCATCAAATCCCTGGAGCAGGAACTGGGGGTGGAACTGCTCAGGCGGCATCAGTCCCAGGTGGAACTCAGCGACATTGGCCAGCAATTGCTGCTGCGGGCCCGGGCCATGCTCGGACTGGCCAACACCTTGCGCCAGGAAGCCGCCGACGCCCGGGGCATGCGCCGGGGCACCTTGCGCATCGGCTCGTTCGGCCCGACTTCGTCGATGAAATTGTTGCCTGCCATCCTGCAACGCTACCGCGCCCTGCACCCGGGGATCGAAGTGCACATCGATGAAGGGCCGGACCGCCAAGTCATCCAGTGGCTGGATGAACGACGGATCGACGTCGGTTTCGTGGTGCTGCCCGAAGACCGTTTCGACACGTTCGCGCTGATGGAAGATCAGATGGTCGCCCTGCTGCCCACTGCCCATCCCCTCGCCGCCCAGGCCAGCCTGAGCCTCAAGGACCTGTGCAACGATCCCTTCGTGCTCACCGAGGCCGGATCCTCGGAGCTGGTTTCGCGACTGTTCAATGCCGCCCGGCTCACACCGAACGTGCGCTTTCGTTGCTCGCAACTGCTCAGCACCCTGGATGTCGTCAGGCGCGGCGAGGCGGTGAGCGTGGTGTCCGAAGGCTCGCTACCGGGCGGCGACAACCCGGGTTTCGTCACGCGGCCATTGGCGCCGCCGGTTCCGCGCCAGATTGGCCTCGCCGTACTGGACAGCCGCCAGGCCTCACCGGCGACCCTGGCCTTCATAGAACTGGCCCGGCAGTGA
- a CDS encoding DMT family transporter, which produces MKTFDQAVPTPSDLPVYLKLAMVTMIWGGTFVAGRILSDALAPLFAASLRFLLASLALLLFLALARIPLVRPSLKQGLQLSALGFFGIFFYNLCFFYGLQYINASRASLIVALNPAVIGLASWWLFKERLGRLKVAGIVLCIGGAGLVIVSRDPSLLQNAAQGWIGDLLIFGCVLGWGIYSLFSRRLNESLGPLQTVTWSILLGTLMLWLACGAAGEIRLEAMGGLDARQWLSLLYLGVLGSALAYIAWYDGIRRIGATRSGVFIALNPLTAVLLGALLLDERFTALMCVGGGLILVGIFLCNKPLARPAEKAI; this is translated from the coding sequence ATGAAAACGTTCGACCAAGCTGTCCCAACGCCTTCAGATCTGCCGGTCTACCTGAAGCTCGCCATGGTCACCATGATCTGGGGCGGGACCTTCGTGGCCGGTCGGATTCTTTCCGATGCCCTGGCGCCTCTGTTCGCCGCCAGCCTGCGTTTCCTGCTGGCCAGTCTCGCGTTGTTGCTGTTCCTCGCCCTGGCCCGGATCCCGCTGGTCCGGCCCAGCCTCAAACAAGGGCTGCAGCTGAGTGCGCTGGGGTTCTTCGGCATCTTCTTCTATAACCTGTGCTTCTTTTACGGCTTGCAGTACATCAACGCATCACGAGCCTCGTTGATCGTGGCCTTGAACCCGGCGGTGATCGGATTGGCCTCCTGGTGGCTGTTCAAGGAGCGGTTGGGCCGATTGAAAGTGGCGGGCATCGTGCTGTGCATCGGTGGGGCGGGACTGGTGATCGTCAGTCGTGATCCGTCCTTGCTGCAGAACGCCGCACAGGGCTGGATCGGCGACCTGCTGATCTTTGGCTGCGTGCTGGGCTGGGGCATTTATTCCCTGTTTTCCCGCCGCCTGAATGAAAGCCTTGGCCCCTTGCAGACCGTGACCTGGTCGATTCTGCTGGGCACGCTGATGTTGTGGCTGGCCTGCGGGGCTGCAGGCGAGATTCGCCTCGAAGCAATGGGCGGGTTGGACGCACGGCAATGGCTGAGCCTGCTCTACCTCGGCGTGTTGGGTTCGGCCCTGGCCTACATCGCTTGGTACGACGGCATTCGTCGGATTGGCGCGACCCGTTCCGGCGTATTCATTGCGCTCAATCCACTGACGGCGGTGCTGCTGGGGGCGCTGCTGCTGGACGAACGGTTCACGGCCTTGATGTGCGTCGGCGGCGGGCTGATCCTGGTGGGCATTTTCCTCTGCAACAAACCCCTTGCGCGGCCGGCGGAAAAGGCGATTTGA
- the hppD gene encoding 4-hydroxyphenylpyruvate dioxygenase: MADLYENPMGLMGFEFIEFASPTPNTLEPIFEIMGFTKVATHRSKDVHLYRQGAINLILNNEPHSVASYFAAEHGPSVCGMAFRVKDSQQAYKRALELGAQPIHIETGPMELNLPAIKGIGGAPLYLIDRFGEGSSIYDIDFVFIEGVDRNPVGAGLKIIDHLTHNVYRGRMAYWAGFYEKLFNFREIRYFDIKGEYTGLTSKAMTAPDGMIRIPLNEESSKGAGQIEEFLMQFNGEGIQHVAFLTDDLIKTWDKLKSIGMRFMTAPPETYYEMLEGRLPNHGEPVAELQARGILLDGASDQGDKRLLLQIFSETLMGPVFFEFIQRKGDDGFGEGNFKALFESIERDQVRRGVLATE, from the coding sequence ATGGCAGATCTATACGAAAACCCCATGGGCCTGATGGGCTTTGAATTCATCGAATTCGCATCCCCAACGCCCAACACCCTGGAGCCGATCTTCGAGATCATGGGCTTCACCAAAGTGGCCACCCACCGCTCCAAGGACGTGCACCTGTATCGCCAGGGCGCGATCAACCTGATCCTCAACAACGAACCCCACAGCGTGGCGTCGTACTTCGCGGCCGAGCACGGCCCTTCGGTGTGCGGCATGGCTTTCCGGGTCAAGGATTCGCAACAGGCCTACAAGCGTGCCCTGGAACTCGGTGCCCAGCCGATCCACATCGAAACCGGCCCGATGGAACTGAACCTGCCGGCGATCAAAGGCATCGGCGGCGCGCCGCTGTACCTGATCGACCGTTTTGGCGAAGGCAGCTCGATCTATGACATCGACTTCGTGTTTATCGAGGGCGTTGACCGCAATCCAGTGGGCGCGGGCCTGAAAATCATCGATCACCTGACCCACAACGTGTATCGCGGGCGCATGGCCTATTGGGCCGGTTTCTACGAGAAACTGTTCAACTTCCGTGAGATCCGTTATTTCGACATCAAGGGCGAATACACCGGCCTGACTTCCAAGGCCATGACCGCCCCGGATGGCATGATCCGCATCCCGTTGAACGAAGAGTCGTCCAAGGGCGCGGGACAGATCGAAGAGTTCTTGATGCAGTTCAACGGCGAAGGCATCCAGCACGTAGCGTTTTTGACCGACGACCTGATCAAGACCTGGGACAAGCTGAAAAGCATCGGCATGCGCTTCATGACCGCGCCGCCGGAGACCTACTACGAAATGCTCGAAGGCCGCTTGCCGAACCACGGCGAGCCGGTGGCGGAACTGCAAGCGCGGGGCATCCTGCTGGACGGTGCTTCAGATCAGGGCGACAAGCGCCTGTTGCTGCAGATCTTCTCGGAAACCCTGATGGGGCCGGTGTTCTTCGAGTTCATCCAGCGCAAGGGCGACGATGGCTTCGGCGAAGGCAACTTCAAGGCGCTGTTCGAGTCCATCGAGCGCGATCAGGTACGTCGGGGCGTGTTGGCTACCGAGTAA